The region GTCCTGGACGGAGGCGGTGTAGAGGACCAGGGCGCGCAGGCCCTCCGCGTACGCCTTCTGCGTCATCAGCGAGCGACGCACATCCGGGTGGTGGGTGATGGTCACGCGCGGGGCGGTCTTGTCGGTGAAGGCCGCCAGGTCCGGGCCCTGCACCCGCTCCTTGGCGTACTCCAGGGCGTTGAGGTAGCCGGTGGAGAGCGTGGCCATGGCCTTCGTGCCGACCATCATCCGGGCGAACTCGATGATCTTGAACATCTGGCGGATGCCGTCGTGCTTGTCGCCCAGCAGCCAGCCCTTGGCCGGGTGGTCGGCGCCGAAGGTCAGCTCACAGGTGTTGGAGGCGCGCAGACCCATCTTGTGCTCGACGTTGGTGGCGTAGACGCCATTGCGCTCGCCGAGCTCACCGGAGTCCCAGTCGAAGTCGTACTTGGGGACGACGAACAGCGACAGCCCCTTGGTGCCGGGCCCCGCGCCCTCGGGCCGGGCCAGCACGAAGTGGATGATGTTGTCGGAGAGGTCGTGCTCACCGGAGGTGATGAACCGCTTCACACCCTCGATGTGCCAGCTTCCGTCCTCCTGCTGGGCGGCCTTGGTGCGGCCCGCGCCGACGTCGGAGCCGGCGTCCGGCTCGGTCAGCACCATGGTGGAGCCCCACTGCCTGTCCACCATGAGCTGGGCGATCTTGAGCTGCTCCTCGGTGCCCTCGTCGTGCAGCACACCCGCGAAGGCCGGGCCCGAGGCGTACATCCAGATCGGGGTGTTGGAGCCGAGGATGGTCTCGGCCGAGCCCCACAGCAGCGAGCGGGGGCAGGCCGTGCCACCGAGCTCCTCCGGGACGCCCAGCCGCCACCACTCGGCCTCCATGTAGGCCCGGTAGCTCTTCTTGAACGACTCGGGAAGCGGTGCCGTGTGGGTCTTGGGGTCGAAGACGGGCGGGTTCCGGTCGGAGTCGGTGTAGCTCTCGGCCAGCTCGTGCTCGGAGAGCCGGGATATCTCCGCGAGCACGCTCTTGGCGGTCTCGACGTCCATCTCCGCGAACGGGCCGGTGCCGTACACCGTGTCGCGCCCGAGCACCTCGAAGAGGTTGAACTCGATGTCGCGGAGATTCGACTTGTAGTGCCCCATGGCGACGGCTCCGTAAGGGATCGGGAGGCCAGGACCTCTGCGTTGACGCGTATCGGATGAGCTGTCGCCATGATGCTACCCGTGGGTAATAAAGGGCAACCCTCAACCGGGTAACTGTGACTCAGTACGCTTCTTCGCATGTACGGCTACGACCAGAACGCGAGCGCAGGGCAGGGTTATGCCGCTCCGCCACCTCCGCCGCAACAGCAGCCGCATGCGTCACATCACGCGCAGGCGGGTGCGGGCTACGGCCAGCAGCCGCTCTACCCGGAGCCCTCGCCGCCGTCGCTCGCCGACGCGGTGCGCGCCTTCACCACCGGTTCGATGCCGGCCGAGGACTTCCAGCAGATCTTCGCGGGCTCGAAGGTCTACTGCCCGCGAGGTGACAACCCCGGCTTCCTGGCGCTGCACAACACCCAGCAGCCGGTGATCCCCATGTTCACCTCGCTCAAGGAGCTGCGGCGGTATGCGGGCAAGGAGTCCAAGTACTTCGTGATCACCGGCGCCGAGGTGATCGACCTGCTGCCCACCGGCTACGGCTTCGTCCTCGACATGGAGGGTGAGCACCGGATCGTCTTCGACGCGAAGGCGGTGGAGCAGATGGTGGACTTCGCGATGAGGCGTATGTACGGATAGGCCCGGACAGGTCCGGATATCGCCGTTCGCCTCGCGGGCCGCTCGGGCGGAAATAAAGGCCCTCTTGCGAGTTGTTCACCATTCAATTAAGTTGAATGGTGAACGACCGAGGAGGCCGTCATGCCCGCAGTGACCGTAGAGAACCCGCTGACCCTGCCGCGCGTCGCGGCACCCGCCGAGGCACGACACCGCCCCGTGCTCGCCGTCACCACCGCCCCCAGCGGTTTCGAGGGGGAGGGCTTCCCGGTGCGCCGGGCCTTCGCGGGCATCGACTACCAGCACCTCGACCCGTTCATCATGATGGACCAGATGGGCGAGGTGGATTACGCGCCGGGCGAGCCCAAGGGCACCCCCTGGCACCCCCACCGCGGCTTCGAGACCGTCACGTACATCATCGACGGGATCTTCGACCACCAGGACAGCCAGGGTGGTGGCGGCACCATCACCAACGGTGACACCCAGTGGATGACGGCCGGCTCGGGTCTGCTCCACATAGAGGCGCCGCCGGAGTCGCTGGTCATGGCGGGCGGCCTCTTCCACGGTCTGCAGCTCTGGGTGAACCTCCCGGCCAAGGACAAGATGATGGCGCCGCGCTACCAGGACATCCGCGGCGGCAACGTGCAACTGCTGACGACCCCGGACGGCGGCGCGCTGCTGCGGGTCATCGCCGGTGAGCTGGACGGCCACCAGGGTCCCGGTATCACCCACACGCCGATCACGATGATCCACGCCACGCTGGCGCCGGGTGCGGAGATCACCCTGCCGTGGCGGGAGGACTTCAACGGTCTCGCGTACGTCCTCGCGGGCCGCGGCACCGTCGGCACCGAGCGCCGCCCCGTTCAGGTGGGTCAGACGGCGGTCTTCGGCGACGGCGGCTCGCTGACCGTCCGAGCGGACGAGAAGCAGGACTCCCACACTCCGGAGCTTGAAGTCGTCCTTCTGGGCGGACAGCCCATCCGCGAGCCGATGGCCCACTACGGCCCGTTCGTCATGAACACCCGCAAGGAGCTCCAGCAGGCGTTCGAGGACTTTCAGAAGGGGCGTCTCGGCACGGTCCCGGCCGTGCACGGGATGTCCGAGGGCGGGATGTCCGAGGGCGGGATGTAAGGCTCGCCGGGACCACACGCGAACGAGCCCCGTCCGGATATGGACGAGGCTCGTCGGCGCTTACGGGCGGATCACCCGTCTTTCCGTGGTGTCTCAGTGTTGCCTGGCGCGACGCTTCCGGGTCATGAACGCGACTGCCGTGCCCGCACCGGCCAGCAGGGCACTGAGGGAGATGATCTCCAGCAGGCCGGACGTGCCCGTGTTGGCCAGCGAGCCACCGCCTCCGCCAGTCCCCGAGCCTCCGCTGGTCCCCGAGCCTCCGCCAGTCCCCGAGCCTCCGCCTGTCCCGGAGCCTCCGCCGGACTGGGGGCCTGGCTCGTTGGGCGGCTCAGAGGTCGGCGGCTCGGACGACGACGGAGTGGGCGTCGGCGTAGGAGTCGGCGATTTCTTGGGGATGTACACGCCGGCGTCAATCGTGTGATCGACCTCTCCCGGCTTGTCCGGCGCCGTGACAGGTGCGCGTCCGTTGCACAGCCGCCCGGTCGTCGGCGGGGTCACATTCGAGTCATGTGCCCGGTTGTCACCGGCCCGCGGGAGCGTGAACCGCAGCTTGGTGGCCGGCGGCTCAGTCGGCACCTCGCTGGTGTCCGCGGTACACACATCGAACTGCACCGTGTACTTCGCACCCGGCTTGAGCTCGTAGGCGGCGCCGACTCCGCCGAAGTAGTACTCGCCGGCGGCATCGGTCTTGGTCGTGGCGACCTGCTTGCCGTCGGCGTCCAACAGGTTGATCGTCGCGTCCGGCAGCGGCACTTCGGCGGGACCCTCGGGATCCTGGATCCCATTGTGGTCGCCGTCGAACCACACCCGGTTGCCGATCTGGATCGGCGCGTTCGCCGCCTCGTACGCGATATCGCCGAGCCCACCGGCCTTACCGAACCCATTGTCGGTCGAATTCACGAACTGGTACGCGTTGGCGGAATGGTTGTTACCGGGACCCTGGCCGGTCTGGATGTCGTAGTAACCGGTCCCGTCGGTGCTGTAGTTGTCGGTCGGGTCCATCTGCGTGCTGACGACCCATTGCTGCTGCGGAATGTAGGCGACCGCCCCTTGGGAGGCTTCGTTGTGCACTCCTTGGACCTGCTCCGGGGCGCCGTTGTTCCGAACGTAGTCGCCCGGGAAGTATTCGACGACGCCGCTGTTCTGGTTGCCGTCGGTGGCGGGGTCGGCGTGGTTGGGGCAGTTCCCGGTGCCTTCCCACGAGTATCCACCGTCGGGATTGGCGCAGGCCATGTTGATGTCACCACCGGACATGCCGCTTTCCGGGGTGTCGTTGCCCGGCCGAGGGTCCAGCCCGCCCCCACTGACCACGTCCATGAACCGGTCGCGGAAACCGAGGATCATCGAACCGTCACGGGCGAAGGCCAGGGTGGAGAGCTCCGGCTGCGGATCGACGAGGAGAGTTCCTCCGTTTACTTTGAATTTGTCCCAAGTTGCCAGGTTGGTGTTCCACGGGTTCCAGTGATTTGCCTGGTCATTCCCCGCGGCACCGGCATAGACGGGACCGCGCTCGGCGGTGAGCGGCTGGGTCAGCACTGTGTCGAACCGCTCGCCGTCGTAGGCGTAGACGACGGTCTTCAGGTCCTCGCGCTTCTGCGTGCTCTCCGCGCTGCACACGCCACCGACGTAGAGCTTGTTGTCGTGGGTGGACAGCGCGAACGGCCGCCAGTCGCCGGCCACCGCGCAGCCCGGGTCCGGGATGCGCACCGTCGCCTTGGGCGCGGACGCGGTGGTCCCGGTGGCGTCGAAGCTGACCAGGGACCGGGTCCGCAGGTTCACCGCGTACAGCGTCGAGCCGTCCTCCGACAGGGCCAGGCCGCCGATGCTCTCCTTGCCCGCCGCATCGGTGAACCCGGCGTCTTTGTTCATGTTGCCGGTGTCGTGCGGCGTCACCGCGGCGCCCGGCACCTTCGCGAACAGGGTCGTCGCGCCCTCACCGTTGGTCGGCACGGTGTAGATCGCGTCACCGCCGTCCGGCCCGTACGGGGTGTACCGCCGGGCGAACTCGCCCTGGAACAGTCGCTTCCGGTTCTTGTCGTAGGCCAGTGCGAACGTGGTGCCCACCTGGTCCTGCGTGTTGAGCGCGGTCGGGCACGCCGTCTGATCAGGACACGTACCTCGTTTGTCCGTCCCGAACGCCACCAGTGCCCGGGTGTCTTTCCCGCCGGCCGCGTTGTGGATGGGTACGAAATAGCGCGAGTCCGGCAGTGCGTAGTCGGCTGGGTTCCAGACCCCGGTCATGACCGAGTCGTCCTTGCCGTCCGACACGTCCACGAACGTCGTGAAGCTGTCGAAGTGGTTTTCCGCCGTCGAGGCCGGCGCCGCCTGAAGATACTTGTTGTACGGCGCCGGGATGGTGACGTCGACGCGGTACTGGCCGCCGGTCAGTTCGGTCGACTTCGAGACCACCACCTTTCCGGTGGCATCCGTGGTGCCGGTGACCCGATGGCCGGCAGGGTCGGTTACCCGAACCTTCATGCCCCGCTGCGGCACGTCCATGGCCGCGTTGATCACGCCGGTGCCGAAGAAATCCCGCAGGACCTGAACCGTCAGAGTTCCGTCGCCAGTCGAAGCGGTGGCCGTCCCGGCCGTCGCGCCCATGGCGCTGCCCAACAGTACGAAAGTGCAGAGGCCCACTCGTGCCAGTGGCCCCGTACGCTTCCCGGCTGTCCGGCGTAACCTGCTACACACTCTTCGCACAGCCATCACTCTCCCCTCGTGATGTGAACCGACCACCCGCTTCGAGCCGTACATCCGCTTCCCGGCCCCCGGGTGACACGTCGGCCATGAAAAGGGCCCACCGCTGTTTCGGTGGGCCCGGTCGTTCTTGGTCGTCCTGGCGGATGGAGCGAATTCAGGGACTCGGGAGTGCCTTTCCCAGGCGAGTCGCACTCGTCCTCGCCTTCCCACACGGAAAGAGAACAAGAGTCTGAATAGTGATCCTGAACCGCCTCACCAGCAGCGATACTGTAGCGGGTGGACGCCAAGATCGGGGGGAGAGTAGGGAATGAATAAGCAGAACGTGTTAGCAATGCACCGTGTGCGGAGTCTGAAAATCAGACACGTTCTCTCGCGGCGTGCGGCCGGCCGGCGCCGATGGCTGCGGCCACGCTGGGTGGCAGTCGTCATCGGTGGTGTGGCCGTCGCGGTGACCACGTTCCTGGTCGCCGACAGCGGCTCCGGCCCTACCGGTCCGAAGGCGTTGACCTCGGATCAGGCGAGCCGTCTGGCGGTGACACGGTTCCTCAACTACCAGGCGGGCGGGCGCGCCCTGACGATCAACGTGCCGAACACCGCTGGTGGGCTGACCATCACCGGATCCATCGACTACCGCGGCAAGATCGGTTACGGCGTGGTGCACGGCACCGGGCGCGATACGTCCAGCGACGGGCTGATCGAGTGGACGGCCACCACCGTGTTCGTCCACCCGATGGCGAAGGCCCCGGCCAAGGCGCCCGCACGGCCGCCGGGTTCGGGCTGGTACAGCCGTCCGCTGCAGAGGTACGGCAGTTCGCTGGACAGTTCGCTGGCCATCGCGCTGAAGCTCGGTAGCGACCGGCCGGACAATGCCGAACTCCTGCCGCAGAACGGTGCCGCCTGGGTGGGACAGGACCGGTTGGACGGCCATCAGGTGGACATCATGACCGGGCCGAGCGCCCGTGCGACGTCCGGTCCGGCGGGGGCGGGTGCCGTGCGCTACTGGATCGGCTCGGACGGCACCATGTACCGGGTTCGCGTCGGCGTGGCGTCCGCATCGGAGCCGGTGGTCATCGATTTCGACACCCAGAAGTACGTTCCGGTCCGGCCGGTACCCGGAGCCACCCCGACGCGGTAGCCGCCGCTCAGGACGTCCGCACCCGCGCGGCTTCGGCGAGCAGTGACGTCGGCGGCAGCCGGACGCCCGCCGTGTCCGGCAGCGCCGGAACGGCCGGAACGGCGGTGGCGCCCGCGGTCCTGGCGTTCGGGAACTGCGGCTGTCGCTTGGGTGCCGCCACGTCGGTGAACGGGATTCCGCCAGGTGCCGTCGGCTTCGCCCAGGTGCCGGACGGCGAGGGCGACCGGGCGGGACGCGGGCAGGACGCGGTTGTCGCGAGCCGGGCGGGCACCGTCGTTCGCAGCTCATTGCCGCGCAGGCAGTTGCCCCGTCCCTTCGTGGCGGTGGGGAACGTCCAGCCGACGTCGACGCTGTTGGCGGCGAAGGTGTTGTCCAGGATCCGGTTGCCGTCCGGCTTGATGTCGGCGGTCGCGGTGATCACCAGCCCGGCGTTGCTGTTGCCGGCGACTCGGTTGCGGATGAACTGGTTGTCGGTGCCGCCGTCGACGCCGATGCCGATGCCCCACCCGCCGTCGGCCTGTTCGGGGGTGGCCGCCTGCTGGTTGGCCGCGATCAGGTTGCCCGCGATGACGGCGTCCTGCTGCGGGAGCAGCTTCTCCTGGTGGTCGGAGTTGGTGGTGAGCCCGACCCGGTTGCCGACCAGACGGTTGCCGACCACGTACATGTCGCCACTGGCATTGGTGCCTTCGTATCCGACCGCGTTGAGTTCGGCGATGTTGTCCCGCACCACGATGCGACAGGGCTTGCACTGTCCGGCATAGATCCCCGAGTCGGCCGAGCCCGAGGTGTACGAGTGCTCGATGACACCGTTTTGTGCGGAGAACGCGTAGATGCCGTACAGCCCGTTGCGGGTCGCGGTCACGTGGGAGACCAGGAATGACTTCAGGAAGGTGACGGGTTCGTCGCCGGTGTCGTAGCCGCCGGACTGCCCCGGCATTCCGGCGGCCGCCTTCGCCGAGCCGGTGACCAGGACCCCGTTCTGGGTGTTGTTCTCCACGGTCAGGTTCTCCACGGCCACCCCGGGGGCGGTGACGACGACGCCGTTCGGCTGCCGCAACCGCCCGTCGATGACGACCTTGTCCCGAGACGCGCCGCGAAGAGTGATGCGAGCCGTCGATATCTTCACCGACTCGTGGTACTTGCCCGGTGCGACCAGCACAAGATCGCCGGGCCGAGCCAGAGAAACCGCGGCCGAGATCGTCGGGGCGTCGGCCGGCACGTTGATCGTCACATGCGCACCGGACGGTCGTCGGCCCTGATCCGATCCGTCATCGTCCGCGCCGCAGCCGACCATGACGGGTGTCAGTGTGCCGAGTAACGCGGCCATCAGGCGCAGACGGAGACGAGGCATGGCCTCATCCTGGCACGGGCGCCGACGGGGTCGCAGGCGCCGATTCGGATATGGCACAGTTCACGCTGTGCGCCAAGCCGACTCCCGCCCGTCACGCCGCACGTTTCTCGGTGCCACCGGCACCGTGACCGCCGTCGGCCTCTCCGCCGGGTGCCAATCGCGTTCCGACCCGCCGGACCGGGACGATGCCCCCGCGCCGACCCCGCCGGTGTCACCAACGGGCCGGTACCAGGCGGGCATCACGCTTCCACAACCAGCCCAGCGGAACCTGCTGGCCGTGGTGGC is a window of Streptomyces violaceusniger Tu 4113 DNA encoding:
- a CDS encoding SseB family protein: MYGYDQNASAGQGYAAPPPPPQQQPHASHHAQAGAGYGQQPLYPEPSPPSLADAVRAFTTGSMPAEDFQQIFAGSKVYCPRGDNPGFLALHNTQQPVIPMFTSLKELRRYAGKESKYFVITGAEVIDLLPTGYGFVLDMEGEHRIVFDAKAVEQMVDFAMRRMYG
- a CDS encoding SdrD B-like domain-containing protein, with amino-acid sequence MGATAGTATASTGDGTLTVQVLRDFFGTGVINAAMDVPQRGMKVRVTDPAGHRVTGTTDATGKVVVSKSTELTGGQYRVDVTIPAPYNKYLQAAPASTAENHFDSFTTFVDVSDGKDDSVMTGVWNPADYALPDSRYFVPIHNAAGGKDTRALVAFGTDKRGTCPDQTACPTALNTQDQVGTTFALAYDKNRKRLFQGEFARRYTPYGPDGGDAIYTVPTNGEGATTLFAKVPGAAVTPHDTGNMNKDAGFTDAAGKESIGGLALSEDGSTLYAVNLRTRSLVSFDATGTTASAPKATVRIPDPGCAVAGDWRPFALSTHDNKLYVGGVCSAESTQKREDLKTVVYAYDGERFDTVLTQPLTAERGPVYAGAAGNDQANHWNPWNTNLATWDKFKVNGGTLLVDPQPELSTLAFARDGSMILGFRDRFMDVVSGGGLDPRPGNDTPESGMSGGDINMACANPDGGYSWEGTGNCPNHADPATDGNQNSGVVEYFPGDYVRNNGAPEQVQGVHNEASQGAVAYIPQQQWVVSTQMDPTDNYSTDGTGYYDIQTGQGPGNNHSANAYQFVNSTDNGFGKAGGLGDIAYEAANAPIQIGNRVWFDGDHNGIQDPEGPAEVPLPDATINLLDADGKQVATTKTDAAGEYYFGGVGAAYELKPGAKYTVQFDVCTADTSEVPTEPPATKLRFTLPRAGDNRAHDSNVTPPTTGRLCNGRAPVTAPDKPGEVDHTIDAGVYIPKKSPTPTPTPTPSSSEPPTSEPPNEPGPQSGGGSGTGGGSGTGGGSGTSGGSGTGGGGGSLANTGTSGLLEIISLSALLAGAGTAVAFMTRKRRARQH
- a CDS encoding acyl-CoA dehydrogenase, with the protein product MGHYKSNLRDIEFNLFEVLGRDTVYGTGPFAEMDVETAKSVLAEISRLSEHELAESYTDSDRNPPVFDPKTHTAPLPESFKKSYRAYMEAEWWRLGVPEELGGTACPRSLLWGSAETILGSNTPIWMYASGPAFAGVLHDEGTEEQLKIAQLMVDRQWGSTMVLTEPDAGSDVGAGRTKAAQQEDGSWHIEGVKRFITSGEHDLSDNIIHFVLARPEGAGPGTKGLSLFVVPKYDFDWDSGELGERNGVYATNVEHKMGLRASNTCELTFGADHPAKGWLLGDKHDGIRQMFKIIEFARMMVGTKAMATLSTGYLNALEYAKERVQGPDLAAFTDKTAPRVTITHHPDVRRSLMTQKAYAEGLRALVLYTASVQDEILVKEAAGEDASAVSRLNDLLLPIVKGYGSEKAYEQLAQSLQTIGGSGYLQEYPLEQYIRDAKIDTLYEGTTAIQGQDYFFRKIVRDQGQALTVVSEEIKKFLAEAAGGEELEAARDQLAQAAVDLEAIVGAMLTDLAATEQDVSSIYKVGLNSTRLLLASGDVIIGYLLLRGAAVATEKLGTASTKDRSFYAGKIAAAKFFAQEVLPGVSVQRSLAESVDKSLMDLDESAF
- a CDS encoding pirin family protein, which gives rise to MPAVTVENPLTLPRVAAPAEARHRPVLAVTTAPSGFEGEGFPVRRAFAGIDYQHLDPFIMMDQMGEVDYAPGEPKGTPWHPHRGFETVTYIIDGIFDHQDSQGGGGTITNGDTQWMTAGSGLLHIEAPPESLVMAGGLFHGLQLWVNLPAKDKMMAPRYQDIRGGNVQLLTTPDGGALLRVIAGELDGHQGPGITHTPITMIHATLAPGAEITLPWREDFNGLAYVLAGRGTVGTERRPVQVGQTAVFGDGGSLTVRADEKQDSHTPELEVVLLGGQPIREPMAHYGPFVMNTRKELQQAFEDFQKGRLGTVPAVHGMSEGGMSEGGM
- a CDS encoding right-handed parallel beta-helix repeat-containing protein, encoding MPRLRLRLMAALLGTLTPVMVGCGADDDGSDQGRRPSGAHVTINVPADAPTISAAVSLARPGDLVLVAPGKYHESVKISTARITLRGASRDKVVIDGRLRQPNGVVVTAPGVAVENLTVENNTQNGVLVTGSAKAAAGMPGQSGGYDTGDEPVTFLKSFLVSHVTATRNGLYGIYAFSAQNGVIEHSYTSGSADSGIYAGQCKPCRIVVRDNIAELNAVGYEGTNASGDMYVVGNRLVGNRVGLTTNSDHQEKLLPQQDAVIAGNLIAANQQAATPEQADGGWGIGIGVDGGTDNQFIRNRVAGNSNAGLVITATADIKPDGNRILDNTFAANSVDVGWTFPTATKGRGNCLRGNELRTTVPARLATTASCPRPARSPSPSGTWAKPTAPGGIPFTDVAAPKRQPQFPNARTAGATAVPAVPALPDTAGVRLPPTSLLAEAARVRTS